The proteins below come from a single Salinilacihabitans rarus genomic window:
- a CDS encoding HNH endonuclease, producing MQRRFRVGEQYRDTGSYRNSADQFLRWIRGPLEAGIKNTGGIRDLSASRSETPAALVLVSNDSGISQHDDPWEDTLAVNAGYISYWGDAKADNPYDDSSKNQKIKTAFDRAAAGQREEVPPVLVFRKPESGVVEFCGLCIPDHFEVRSYQDDTGTQIPNYLFHFSILNTQSVPVTWLHDRAQLNDDNHAPDVWTRWVETGNVAQWPTGETLDQSGRIRRYETAETIVSDAFRDNAFDRYGHACTMTGIREADLLDLAHILPRSQHPDLAEHPENVLVLNSLHHRAFDAALFTIDSDHRIRTSPSFDPAHPFLQETIVNRDGEQLAFPPDAQVRPTFLEELNTGLSWL from the coding sequence ATGCAGCGCAGGTTCCGCGTCGGCGAGCAGTACCGCGACACCGGGAGTTATCGCAACTCTGCCGACCAGTTCCTGCGCTGGATTCGCGGCCCACTCGAAGCGGGCATCAAAAACACCGGCGGCATCCGAGATCTCAGCGCCAGTCGATCTGAGACGCCCGCAGCGCTCGTCCTCGTCTCGAACGACAGCGGCATCTCCCAACACGACGATCCGTGGGAAGACACGCTCGCCGTCAACGCCGGCTACATCAGTTACTGGGGCGACGCCAAAGCCGACAACCCGTACGACGACTCCAGCAAGAACCAGAAAATCAAGACGGCATTCGACCGGGCCGCAGCTGGTCAACGCGAGGAGGTCCCGCCAGTCCTCGTGTTCCGGAAACCCGAATCCGGCGTCGTCGAATTCTGCGGGCTTTGCATCCCGGACCACTTCGAAGTCCGCTCCTATCAAGACGACACCGGCACGCAGATCCCGAACTACCTCTTCCACTTCTCGATCCTCAACACCCAGTCCGTCCCCGTCACATGGCTGCACGACCGCGCCCAACTGAACGATGACAACCACGCCCCAGACGTCTGGACACGTTGGGTCGAAACCGGGAACGTCGCGCAATGGCCGACCGGTGAAACCCTCGACCAAAGCGGTCGGATCCGACGCTACGAAACCGCCGAAACCATCGTGAGCGACGCCTTCCGTGACAACGCCTTCGACCGCTACGGCCACGCCTGCACCATGACCGGCATACGAGAAGCAGACCTCCTGGACCTAGCACACATCCTCCCACGAAGTCAACACCCCGACCTGGCCGAGCACCCAGAAAACGTCCTCGTCTTGAACTCGCTCCACCACCGCGCGTTCGACGCCGCCCTGTTCACTATCGACAGCGACCACCGCATCCGAACCAGCCCATCCTTCGACCCCGCCCACCCGTTCCTCCAAGAAACCATCGTCAACCGAGATGGCGAGCAACTCGCATTCCCGCCTGACGCGCAAGTACGACCGACATTCCTCGAAGAACTCAACACCGGGCTCTCGTGGCTATAG
- a CDS encoding PD-(D/E)XK nuclease family protein: MVDVESRDVDKTVSDLRDFAQRVEALTERGDIRRPWPTLRILGRRNRERYWQAYLAYFLDPSKPHGFRGAVLEEVLEIVSEETGFTRNLLHPDWDLVEIETEASGDEGRPDILIYQPERWFICFELKVNASYDPGQLRRYIEASEFSNLDVTEYDPERRFYIYIDTEKPTGFPPDADADHEFAMVTWNEIARAIDTVTAPPNGHYPIRSIEQLRDYRELISYKTNMDQDDRTYRKLKDEYIEHRDEIRAANEAGKEFVARNLAHEWVSTISTGDYQPDFWDENWAIHYRENRDSPGWGQIYRRDWKQNDDLDIDVHFEHKPRWEHFQKGVLVLNLEIEGGSDANDSIKSCWNENKGVIQSRTPETMEIGSPSRRNKYMLKSKDGAYEYTPGDPDAYFEALQEALEDNKPVADIVDQIITALPFEEPPDLQF, from the coding sequence ATGGTGGATGTGGAGTCTCGGGACGTAGACAAAACCGTATCAGATCTTCGGGATTTCGCTCAACGGGTGGAAGCGCTTACTGAGCGTGGAGACATTCGCCGTCCTTGGCCAACACTTCGTATCCTCGGACGACGGAATAGAGAACGGTACTGGCAGGCGTATCTTGCGTATTTCCTTGACCCATCCAAACCTCATGGCTTCCGAGGAGCTGTTTTAGAAGAAGTTCTAGAGATAGTATCAGAGGAAACGGGCTTTACGCGAAATCTGTTGCATCCCGACTGGGATCTTGTCGAAATAGAAACTGAAGCTAGTGGCGACGAAGGTCGGCCAGACATCCTCATCTACCAGCCCGAGAGATGGTTCATCTGTTTTGAATTGAAAGTCAACGCGAGCTACGACCCTGGACAGCTGAGAAGGTATATTGAAGCCTCCGAATTCAGCAACTTGGATGTAACAGAGTATGACCCTGAACGACGATTCTACATCTATATTGATACTGAGAAACCAACAGGATTCCCGCCAGATGCCGATGCCGACCACGAGTTTGCGATGGTTACTTGGAACGAGATCGCTAGAGCGATAGACACGGTAACGGCCCCTCCAAACGGTCACTATCCCATTCGAAGCATTGAGCAGTTGAGAGACTATCGTGAGCTAATTTCATACAAGACAAACATGGATCAGGACGACAGAACCTATCGGAAATTGAAAGATGAGTACATTGAACATCGAGACGAAATCCGCGCTGCTAACGAGGCGGGCAAGGAGTTTGTCGCTCGGAACTTAGCCCACGAATGGGTTAGTACCATATCCACTGGCGATTACCAACCGGACTTCTGGGATGAAAACTGGGCAATTCACTATAGAGAAAACCGTGATTCTCCGGGTTGGGGACAAATATATCGCAGAGACTGGAAGCAGAACGACGACCTAGATATCGATGTCCATTTCGAGCACAAACCACGTTGGGAACATTTTCAAAAGGGCGTACTAGTTCTCAACCTCGAAATCGAAGGAGGGAGTGACGCAAACGACTCGATTAAATCATGTTGGAATGAAAACAAGGGCGTTATCCAGAGTCGGACACCGGAGACTATGGAGATCGGTTCGCCCAGCCGTCGGAACAAATACATGCTGAAGTCAAAAGACGGCGCTTATGAATACACACCCGGCGATCCAGACGCGTACTTCGAAGCTCTCCAGGAGGCACTTGAAGATAACAAGCCAGTGGCTGATATTGTGGATCAGATCATCACTGCACTTCCGTTTGAGGAACCACCGGACCTCCAATTCTGA
- a CDS encoding CBS domain-containing protein, whose amino-acid sequence MQFFTADDVLSHSTAASPDEPVTVDIDDSIQTALEMMLDNDFDQLPVESEYGVEGVVTYKSIARYVKSMEDVSVEETSVKIALNTSPKFVNPDHDIFELFKTFAEDDFVLIGDSDGLEGILTRYDILYFLEVQVDPFLKIGEIEESLRHIFRESVDDLDQCMEEAFAPRAENDDRYDPPERLDDFSFDEYRLFMTRNLEQLPSRLTQERSMVEDLLEDIRETRNALFHFRAEADEVDRDQLDIAHSYFTGIANTV is encoded by the coding sequence ATGCAGTTCTTCACGGCGGACGATGTCTTGTCTCATAGTACAGCCGCGTCGCCGGATGAGCCAGTGACGGTCGATATCGACGATTCGATTCAGACTGCGTTGGAGATGATGCTGGACAACGATTTTGACCAGCTCCCGGTGGAGAGCGAGTACGGGGTCGAGGGCGTTGTGACGTACAAGTCGATTGCGAGGTACGTGAAATCGATGGAGGATGTGAGTGTCGAGGAAACTTCGGTGAAGATTGCGTTGAATACGTCACCGAAGTTTGTCAATCCTGACCACGATATTTTCGAGTTGTTCAAGACATTTGCTGAGGATGATTTTGTCCTCATTGGTGATTCGGATGGGCTTGAAGGGATTCTGACGCGGTATGATATCCTGTATTTCCTTGAAGTTCAAGTCGATCCGTTTCTGAAGATTGGTGAGATTGAGGAAAGCCTTCGGCATATCTTCCGGGAGTCGGTCGATGATTTAGACCAATGCATGGAGGAAGCGTTCGCTCCCCGTGCTGAGAATGACGACCGATACGATCCCCCTGAGCGGCTCGATGATTTCTCGTTCGACGAGTATCGCCTGTTCATGACGAGGAACCTGGAGCAGCTTCCATCTCGGTTAACGCAGGAACGCTCAATGGTGGAAGATCTACTTGAGGATATTCGGGAGACTCGAAACGCGCTATTCCATTTCCGTGCGGAAGCCGATGAAGTTGATCGGGATCAGTTGGACATCGCTCATTCGTACTTCACCGGTATCGCCAACACAGTCTAG
- a CDS encoding TATA-box-binding protein: MKVVNMVGSGSLHLEIDLETLSDEIGQPRARYDPDKYPGMYLRFEEDGPLITVYRTGKYIITGPTSEEELFDLREQFLKFLSDMDVTGNATDEWFSVQNYVCTEDLGQTLNLNALAIGLGLERTEYEPEQFPGLIYRPEGYDGVVLLFATGRVVITGCRSTDAAEQIFTDLKDDLTEFV; encoded by the coding sequence GTGAAAGTCGTGAATATGGTCGGTTCGGGCTCGCTCCATCTTGAGATTGATCTTGAAACACTCTCTGACGAAATCGGTCAACCTCGGGCTCGATATGACCCTGATAAGTATCCTGGCATGTATCTTCGATTCGAGGAAGATGGCCCGCTGATCACTGTATACAGGACTGGCAAATACATCATTACTGGACCAACTTCTGAGGAGGAGCTGTTCGACCTTCGGGAACAGTTCCTGAAGTTCCTGTCCGATATGGACGTCACTGGAAATGCGACTGACGAGTGGTTCTCCGTTCAAAACTACGTCTGTACTGAAGACCTCGGCCAGACTCTGAATCTTAATGCACTCGCTATCGGATTGGGACTGGAACGGACGGAGTACGAACCCGAACAATTCCCAGGCCTCATTTACCGTCCTGAAGGATACGACGGGGTAGTTCTGCTCTTTGCTACCGGCCGCGTCGTGATTACCGGGTGTCGGAGTACAGATGCGGCAGAACAGATATTCACCGACCTGAAGGACGATTTGACGGAGTTTGTTTGA
- a CDS encoding ADP-ribosylglycohydrolase family protein, with protein MDSDRARGILLGLACGDALGRPVEFKSASKISAEHGRFDEMIGHGTWNQPAGTITDDTEQALCIARSLVEQQTFDPADVADQFVAWYDTGPFDIGGMTRRALTRLKRGDEWDEAGQQVWEQSPEGQNAGNGSVMRCAPLAIPYATDWQRLAEVSRQSSQITHADPRCTYGCAVLNLTIAGLLDSVATPLEDALDYVGSDAPDELVAALEPLARGESPRTLETSGYVIHSLQTALHDGLFAESAEEAIVTAVNRGGDTDTIGAVAGAVAGARFGASTLPDRWLAALDAAEELESLAEQLMLE; from the coding sequence ATGGATTCGGACCGAGCCCGTGGGATTCTTCTGGGGTTGGCGTGTGGGGATGCGCTTGGCCGACCGGTGGAGTTCAAGTCTGCATCGAAAATCAGCGCTGAACACGGGCGGTTCGACGAGATGATTGGGCACGGCACATGGAACCAGCCCGCTGGGACAATCACTGACGATACCGAACAGGCACTGTGTATCGCTCGTAGTCTCGTCGAACAACAAACGTTCGATCCGGCGGATGTCGCTGATCAGTTCGTTGCGTGGTACGACACTGGCCCGTTCGACATTGGAGGGATGACAAGGCGGGCGCTCACCCGGCTCAAACGCGGTGACGAGTGGGACGAGGCCGGTCAGCAGGTCTGGGAGCAAAGTCCGGAAGGCCAGAACGCGGGGAACGGGAGCGTGATGCGGTGCGCGCCGCTCGCTATCCCGTACGCGACGGACTGGCAACGACTCGCCGAAGTGAGCCGGCAGTCCTCGCAGATCACACACGCTGATCCGCGGTGCACGTACGGGTGTGCAGTTCTGAATCTTACCATAGCCGGCCTGCTCGACAGCGTAGCTACGCCGTTGGAAGACGCTCTCGACTACGTCGGTTCCGACGCACCTGACGAACTCGTAGCAGCGCTCGAACCACTCGCCCGCGGTGAGTCACCCCGCACGTTAGAGACGTCAGGGTACGTCATCCATTCGCTGCAAACAGCACTCCACGATGGATTATTCGCCGAGAGTGCTGAGGAGGCGATTGTGACCGCGGTCAACCGTGGCGGCGACACCGATACGATTGGCGCGGTAGCGGGCGCAGTCGCCGGTGCACGGTTCGGAGCATCAACACTTCCTGACCGGTGGCTTGCTGCTCTCGATGCGGCCGAGGAACTCGAATCACTGGCAGAGCAACTCATGTTGGAGTGA